From a single Strix uralensis isolate ZFMK-TIS-50842 chromosome 27, bStrUra1, whole genome shotgun sequence genomic region:
- the LOC141935219 gene encoding guanine nucleotide-binding protein subunit alpha-11 isoform X1 — MTLESMMACCLSDEVKESKRINAEIEKQLRRDKRDARRELKLLLLGTGESGKSTFIKQMRIIHGSGYSEEDKKGFTKLVYQNIFTAMQSMIRAMETLKILYKYEQNKANAVLIREVDVEKVMTFEQPYVSAIKTLWNDPGIQECYDRRREYQLSDSAKYYLSDVDRIATPGYLPTQQDVLRVRVPTTGIIEYPFDLENIIFRMVDVGGQRSERRKWIHCFENVTSIMFLVALSEYDQVLVESDNENRMEESKALFRTIITYPWFQNSSVILFLNKKDLLEDKILYSHLVDYFPEFDGPQRDAQAAREFILKMFVDLNPDSDKIIYSHFTCATDTENIRFVFAAVKDTILQLNLKEYNLV; from the exons AGATCGAGAAGCAGCTGCGGAGGGACAAGCGCGACGCCCGCCGcgagctgaagctgctgctgctgg GCACTGGGGAGAGCGGAAAGAGCACGTTCATTAAGCAAATGCGTATAATTCATGGCTCAGGCTACtctgaagaggacaaaaaagGCTTCACCAAGCTGGTGTACCAAAACATCTTCACTGCCATGCAGTCTATGATCAGGGCCATGGAAACCCTGAAGATTCTGTACAAATATGAACAGAACAAG GCCAATGCAGTGCTGATCCGGGAAGTGGATGTAGAAAAGGTCATGACATTTGAGCAGCCATATGTAAGTGCAATTAAAACGTTGTGGAACGACCCTGGAATACAAGAGTGTTATGACAGGAGAAGAGAATATCAGCTTTCCGATTCAGCTAAATA CTATCTTAGCGACGTGGATCGTATCGCTACCCCAGGATATCTACCAACTCAGCAAGATGTGCTACGGGTTAGAGTTCCTACAACCGGTATCATAGAGTACCCCTTTGACCTAGAGAATATTATCTTCAG AATGGTGGATGTTGGAGGTCAAAGATCAGAGCGAAGGAAGTGGATCcactgctttgaaaatgtgaCTTCCATCATGTTTTTAGTAGCACTTAGTGAATATGACCAAGTTCTGGTGGAATCTGATAATGAG aaccGGATGGAAGAGAGTAAAGCTCTCTTTCGAACCATTATCACTTATCCATGGTTCCAGAACTCTTCTGTTATCCTTTTTCTCAACAAGAAAGATCTGTTGGAAGACAAGATCCTGTATTCCCACCTTGTTGACTATTTCCCAGAGTTTGATG GCCCACAGAGGGATGCACAGGCAGCCCGTGAGTTCATTCTCAAGATGTTTGTGGATTTAAATCCCGACAGCGATAAAATCATCTATTCTCACTTCACATGTGccacagacacagaaaacatcCGTTTCGTCTTTGCAGCTGTCAAGGACACCATCCTACAGCTCAACCTGAAGGAGTACAACCTGGTTTGA
- the LOC141935219 gene encoding guanine nucleotide-binding protein subunit alpha-11 isoform X2 translates to MRIIHGSGYSEEDKKGFTKLVYQNIFTAMQSMIRAMETLKILYKYEQNKANAVLIREVDVEKVMTFEQPYVSAIKTLWNDPGIQECYDRRREYQLSDSAKYYLSDVDRIATPGYLPTQQDVLRVRVPTTGIIEYPFDLENIIFRMVDVGGQRSERRKWIHCFENVTSIMFLVALSEYDQVLVESDNENRMEESKALFRTIITYPWFQNSSVILFLNKKDLLEDKILYSHLVDYFPEFDGPQRDAQAAREFILKMFVDLNPDSDKIIYSHFTCATDTENIRFVFAAVKDTILQLNLKEYNLV, encoded by the exons ATGCGTATAATTCATGGCTCAGGCTACtctgaagaggacaaaaaagGCTTCACCAAGCTGGTGTACCAAAACATCTTCACTGCCATGCAGTCTATGATCAGGGCCATGGAAACCCTGAAGATTCTGTACAAATATGAACAGAACAAG GCCAATGCAGTGCTGATCCGGGAAGTGGATGTAGAAAAGGTCATGACATTTGAGCAGCCATATGTAAGTGCAATTAAAACGTTGTGGAACGACCCTGGAATACAAGAGTGTTATGACAGGAGAAGAGAATATCAGCTTTCCGATTCAGCTAAATA CTATCTTAGCGACGTGGATCGTATCGCTACCCCAGGATATCTACCAACTCAGCAAGATGTGCTACGGGTTAGAGTTCCTACAACCGGTATCATAGAGTACCCCTTTGACCTAGAGAATATTATCTTCAG AATGGTGGATGTTGGAGGTCAAAGATCAGAGCGAAGGAAGTGGATCcactgctttgaaaatgtgaCTTCCATCATGTTTTTAGTAGCACTTAGTGAATATGACCAAGTTCTGGTGGAATCTGATAATGAG aaccGGATGGAAGAGAGTAAAGCTCTCTTTCGAACCATTATCACTTATCCATGGTTCCAGAACTCTTCTGTTATCCTTTTTCTCAACAAGAAAGATCTGTTGGAAGACAAGATCCTGTATTCCCACCTTGTTGACTATTTCCCAGAGTTTGATG GCCCACAGAGGGATGCACAGGCAGCCCGTGAGTTCATTCTCAAGATGTTTGTGGATTTAAATCCCGACAGCGATAAAATCATCTATTCTCACTTCACATGTGccacagacacagaaaacatcCGTTTCGTCTTTGCAGCTGTCAAGGACACCATCCTACAGCTCAACCTGAAGGAGTACAACCTGGTTTGA